gtttttctttctaTTTTTAATCCATTGTGATTCAGCAATGACCTCTCTTGTTCCCTAGCCTTTCCTGAATACTGCTTTCACAGTCAACAATCCTCTTTCTATTTCACTGTAAGGAATCAACTTGCAGAGTCTCTCACCAGCGTAGTTTCAACAGAATAATGGATTGATTATTATGCAGTAAAATAATCCATGAGATACCATGTACTCATACACAGAGTGTTATATTGCAGCTGAAATGTGAAATAAGCACAGGTATTTACCCCTTTTAAACACAAAAACCTCATCAACAAGGTGCTGTGTAGTAGTTGTGAGTTTCACAAACCTCCCCCAAAATTCActtcaattaaattcaattcagttcagttcCATTTTAGTTATATGGTGCTTTTAACAAGGAACATTATtgcaaagcactttacagagtCCTGGGCTTGAGGTCCCCAGGGAGCAACCACAGAGAAACCAGGAAACCTTGGAAGGAATCAGACTCAAGAGGAAGCCCATCCCCTGGTCAGCACTAGGCAGTACAAGTTTATATAATGTAGTACGATGTAAAttcaggaagatggcaggacaACATCGGTGGGCAGGTGCATGGAGGAGGCAGGCAGGTGGGCAGTCCAGCAGACAGGCGCTATTCTCAGAGGATCACAGTCACACGGTCTCTCTAAAATCTCCCCATAAACAAGCTTTCACCTCTGTAACTGCCTTTGTTGGAACATGCCCCTGCAGGCCTCCTTCTCCAGCTTGACACCTTCCCTCACCACAGGtatccaggttttttttttccgggggTGTGAGTTGAATTTACCTTGTGCCAATGTTCAGCTAGACATTCTCAGCAATCCCTGGTTGCTGGTCTGGGTCGTCCTGTTCCTTCGGACTTCCTGTGCTAGACCCAGCTCACCACAAAGTGGGGATCAGGTGATACCTCTGCCGCTGTACGAAACACACAGTTACAggttgacctttgacctttggcTTAGGATGCTCTGGTGCCATGTACACATTGGTTTTGAACGTAAACAATCCAAGGCTTGCACGGAAATCCGGTAACACTCAAGGTTCGATCCAGGAAGTTATTCTTCCCAGTTGCAGCCCACCAAGTATTTCCATCCTTCTCTATGTAACCATGGAATTGGAACCCCAGGTTCCGTAGGTAGTAGGGACGtaacgatacactcaactcacgattTGATACGATTCACGATTCTGAGTTCATGATACGATTTTCTCACGATTTTTTAGtagaatgagctgcagacaaatttattcaaagatattcctttatttatctttctaaacggcgcaaaatgtgtcctcttcttttcaactgaaattgaataaaatactgtttaaaaaaaaatcccaaatcaaaataagtaaataaaaaaaataattcaaataaataaactaaggcttgcatgtgcagctttttagcgtggtttgcccttttaataatcttcgcACAGCTCACTGTGCTGCCGGTGGACatgctatttgtgtatgttatcagtcttttacaatgtttgcacgcagtttctgtcttgtctgtgcttttcgtttgtgattactGGAAAGCTAGATTGCTACCACACCGCCGATTTAAGATCGGGCAgtgtgtccatccatccattttctgaaaccgcttaatcccaactagGGTAGTGGTGGGATCGGAGCCACGGGAACGAGGGGTGCAGACAGGAACCAACCCCATGCAGCCACCAACACACTACAaggcgcacacactcacacagctacagggccaatttagactcaccaatcaacctatcctgcaagccaggaccttcttgctgtgaggcagcagcgctaaccactccGCCACCACGCCATTCGGTGGCGCgtcctcaatttcaaattcaCTCGCCATGCgttcggtcaaaaccaaaaactgacATACAACGTCGACatgaatacgcagtgacatctgtCGTCGAACTCAAGCCGTGagatcaaatgtaatattacaccagtttttttGTTAAGGTACCGTGAAGTACTGTTAAAGTAacgattcattttccacatcagccggtTTAAGTCGTCATACATTTTCATcgatttttaaccgattcgCGATTCATCATTACATGCCTAGTAGGTAGTACCCTTTCATTTAACTCACCTTCATTCTGGCCTGGTATTGTGACCCGCTGTTTGGTGCATATTTctcagccggggggggggggtcacccttGAATATTTTTTGGTCAGACCAAGGAGCAGCAATATTTTTAGCTATTTTTTTAacattgcttaaagatggatGATAATATTAATATTCAATTTACAATACATTTCTATGGACCCCCTACAACCATTCTACAGACCTCTTGTCCACCAAGAAAAATTGCACAGCCCTCCGCCAGGGACTGGTACGCATACTCACCTGAGGGCTGTCATTTAAGGGCCCATGCTATGCATGGAAGGAAAGTTCCTTCCCTATCGAGAGGTAACATTCTACGATATCATAGCCAGTGTCCAGTCCCAAGGTTTTTTCTGCCTGGGTCCTTCCTAGTCATGCCTGCTGCCAAATAGCAGTGCACCTGCCACTAGCTTTACATCTCACTAGTGCTGAGCCCATTAGATGGCTCCATGTAGCCATTTTGGGTTGAGTTCGGCCAGGTTAAGTGGAAAGCAAATTTCACTTCTAGGTTTGGCTCCAAGTGTTTGTCCCAATAGTCTTTCTGTGAGATTGGTGCACTCTTTCTTCTTTGTACCTTTTACTGGGGATCATTGTTGCATCATAGTTTGTTTGGCCTGTTCCCATAGACCCATTGGCCTAAAGGATGCCTTCTGGCTCAAGCTCCAGACAGAATAGTTCTATGGATAGTTGGGGCACACAAAGCTCTCCATCATAATCCTCACAGGGATCTAttgtatcattatttatttgagAACTGGTTTTAACTGGAATGGAGGAAATGAGAAGAACTCAGGAGAGAATTAAGAATTCTTCTGAAACAAATAATGTGTTTCTGGTTCTGTTTTCGTTTGTGTGATCACAGCAAAGAAAGACCAGAGCTGCGGATGAATTACACCATATCTATACTTCAAATATGTAAACATATTTTATAAGCATGTCATTCTTAGCCTGTAAGAATGGCCCTAGTCATCACTTTAATAACTTTAATGCTTAAACAGTATTATGGCTACTCCACCATAATACATTTTGACATATATCAAATAAATCATTTACCCAGAGAGCAACATTATCTGAAGTGTCAACTGTATTGAATTACACAGCAAGCTTTCTCACAAATATCTCATTCAATTTACACAATCAACGTGATATCTCCAGAATGAACCGACAATAAACTGTGGTGTGCTCATTGAAAAGAACTGGGCACATATCTTAAAACAATGTAATCTTAGTCAAAAGTCAGTTTATTAAGGTTTACTTTGTAGTTCTTGCATTCTTGAATTTGCTGTACCAGTGTATACATTTCCATTAGGTCACGTATGTGGTCAAAACAACATGATTCAAAAatacaacatttttaaatggaatTAGTAGAATGGAAGTGAATGGACAGATAATTGGTGCATCTACGTATAATCTACACAGCTGACCAAACAAGAAAAAACTTGAATTCATTCaaccattcattcatccattcttctattcattcattcattcatcttctataTCACTTTTCCTGTACAGGGtcgggggggcctggagcctatccctgaAACAACGGGCACatgacagggaataacccagaatggggcaccaacccaacacaaggcacacacacactaatcaCACACACCTTCCGGAATTTATTATTTGTTGAATCCATTATATTATAAACAGAAAAGGGAATATGTACAGTGTGCCACAATGTGAGTGCATCCATTCCTTTGCTGAACAGGAAACAAGCTGTGCTGTGACACAGAGTTCGATTTgggtggtggtggaggtgtgGCAGGGAAAGCaaagggagggggaggaggcGTTGTGCTGATTCAGCGCAGGAGGGCGATGGAGGTGAGGAACGCCAGCAGGGCCGGGGGGAGGCGCTGTTCCGTGCGCCAGCTGCTGTTGCACAGCTCCCCTTTGCAGCATTTCATGTTTATGCCCAACAACGGGCCCATGTGAATTGTAACGTCCCTGGATGGACAGAGGCTCTCAGACACGCATCCCTTGATGTGGTGTGATAACTTGAAAATATTTGCTTAAACAATAAGAGAAATGTAATTTCTGTTAGAAACAGAATTTGATTTTTATGCCAGAGCTGAATAAAATGCATCTTTTACGTAAAACTCTGCTTGTGCAATACAGAAATGAGTGtgtttatggttttattatttatattgttcttTTGCATTCACTGTATGATGTCCTGGAGTGACTAGAATGGCacctataaataaaatgtattattatttattattattttaggtaGCTgcccacaaaaatataaatacagcCCAGAACAGTATAATAGATTTTAGCTGTGCTATTCATTGGACCCTAAACTGTATTACATGTTAGAAACATATTAATATTACATATACAACAATACGCAGAAGTATTCGGCAGTCAACAAATGTGGAGTGATTTATGTTCAAGTGATATGACATTTCAAAGCCTAAAGTCCTAAACTAattcctaaagtcaccccagtatttgcaggaACCATCCATTATACCCACATATCTTTTGACTGGACCATTATCataccatgtttggctaatcaatgcATTATCACATTATTTAATTAAGATAACTAATTATGTCAGCTGGTGGCGACATATAAGAAATACATGGAGTGGAATTTTTACCTGTAGCTGACATGcaaaaatgttcattttccAGACAGTCAACAGAATTTGTGCACACATCATCTAAACAAGCAAAACACTTCAGTCCATTCAGGGAGTGGGTACTGATAGATACTGCAATAAAGAAGAGATACACAAAGTGTTTGTACAACATTTGAGCCACAAAAGTAGTGATGTTAAGTCTACTAAGGAGgagcgtgtgtatgtgtgtgatgttCCCTCCCATTATCTTACTCTTGCTGGAGTGACTTATTTGAGGAACTTCCAGTTAAAGTGTTTGGTCCCCAATTCTGACTACATGTAAGATGGACGCTGTTTGTGGCAGATGTAGTTCCTCATAATTACCGTTGTGGTCTTCACCATTGCATAGGTCACTGTCGCAACACTCGGGGTGGTAAGCAAAACCTCCAGTACCAAAGCTTACAGAACCAGAGGAACATTGACTAGGTTCCATGCAGGCCTTTGAGTGCATCAATCTATGAAGTGTACCTCCCTTATCTAGAAagaacggaaaaaaaaaacattttgacaAATGTGAAAACATACCTTTGTATTTTCACTTTATTGTATGTTTTCTTTCATTATAGTACAGTctaaaaatactgtaaataaccAATAATTCTCTCTCTCCCAATAAGTACAATATAGAAAACAATAGCTGTATATAATTCAGATCTGTTCATATATACCATACACTTAAAAAAATGATATAATTCAAGTTTTCACAAAACCCCCTTACTCTCAAAGTAGTTTGCACGTCCACATCTGTAATCTGAAGATGGGCATGATTTTTCAGTTCCATTGCATGATTCCTCACCTGTACATTCATAGCACCTGAGTGTATATGCTAAAAGAcaacatattaatatataagTAATATTCATGGTCATGAAATGATTTGATGCTGAAATTCACTGACAACAAGGATAATGCTTTTCAGCCAATTAACATATCTGTTGAGAAGTAATCAATGAAAATAACTCTAAGACCaacgtttttaaaattttaatttttgttgaGTGAACCTATTTACACCTGCTTTCTTTTCACTGCTGCTCAGAGATAGCTAATTTCCAGAATGATGAATAAGCCCCTACTGATAACATATATCTATAATTATATATTGTGCTACTTGCTCAGTTTTGCGTAATTATGAATGCAAATGCCACAGTACCTTCAGAGAAAAGCACACAAGCCAGGATCAGCTGAACCAGACATTTCATCTTGACCAGTCAACTTTGGTAATGGCCGAAGCAGCTGACTGCAGTTTCTGATATTGTATGATAGCAGGTCCTTCTTCTGGAGCTGGAGATATTACACTGGTACTACTACAGTAACTAACTGTCGGTGCAGGGGCAGGTTTGTGATTTTCTTCCACTTGGTGTTTCCGGTGAAGCCTGCTGAAGGGCGTTACTGTTTGCATGTTTGCTGTTTCCTCTGTAACCCAAACGTTCTACAGAGGACTAACTTAACTCTCTATGGTGCACATTATGATTACATAGTAAATGAATGCAGAGATGAGTATAAGAATATTTCATCAAACTTTACATCAATAATctataacaaaaaaaagtatcaaaatcCTGTTAAAGACACGAGAGAGAGTTACATTACAGTGTGTCATCCTCTTGGGAACATTCGTTATAAGGTTGTTTTGGAATTTTGGTTCTTGCTAAAAACAACATTATGAGCATCCCTTGTGAAAAAATAGTGCACTAAAGTGTATTAACAGTGTGCTTTGATCACTAGAagtgtaataaaaatgcattctcTTTACACACATTTGTTTTAATACACTAACATTATACTACTGTGTActtttagaaaatattttttgcatttaaacataattaagTACACTGAAGCACACTTCAATAAAAGTACAGTATGTCTGTAATCAAATACACTTTAGTACATTTTTAGGGATATAACACACTTAATAGACTTCTGAAAGTTTATTTTTTGTGCTACGtatattttttaagtaaatactttagtGCACTATGTTTTTCAGAAGGGATACCTTACATATAATGCGATAGAttataaatgaatgaaacatAGTGTTATAGAATAAAATCAAACAATGACATTGTATTCATCCCTGTGAGGAATCTGGGTAGTTTTCTCATATTACATATACACACCTGTCACAAGATACATACTGTACACCTGAGAGCAGGTTTTGGTGTCAGACCACaggtcagccagcatccagcaccgtggagcaactggggttaagggtcttgctcaagggctcaaagGTGACTTCACTCTGCCAGTCATTGGTTTGGTAATACAGTTTCCACTGTGTCTTATACTGGTAATACCTGTCTCTGCACTCtcaccctcattctccttaCAAGCAGTTCATTGTCTTCCTCGCCACTAAATTGGAATGCAACCTTTCTTTCATCAGTTATTTCTGCCACTTTCTTTGCTCATTCTCTAAATGGAAGAATAATATGCATATAAGCTTATGCTTACAGTAAAACACTgcaagtaaaataaaaacacacacattgtTTGAAGCTGTAGCATTACACCACAACTGTGCATTGAATAACAGTCACAGGACCCTGCCTGAAGGATAGCAGAGGCATTGCAATTTTCATtagtttttgtttgtatttgtttgtaGATTTTCAGTTCactttttgttagtcctgtttTGCATTGGTAGAACATTAATTGCATTGGATTAGGTAATTGGGTCTAGTCTGTGTGATTTTGCTCTGAGCTAGTGGTAGTTAGCTATTAATCTTATTTAAACAGCATTAAGCATTATGTGCTGCTTAATCATCATCCAGTTTTGCATGCTGGCATTTTGTTTTGGGTCCTCAGTTCATGATGGTTGGCATCTTCTCTTGAGTCTCTGGTCCTGGTTAGCTGATGTCATGCTCTTGGGTTCATGGTCCTGATTAATGGAACTTCTATAGTTGGTGCACATGGGAATTGGTGCTTAGTTTTTAGGTTTGTTGACCATATTACCGGTGTCCAGTCACACTGCCTTTGTTTTGGTTCCCCTTCACTCTCGTCtgcttttaaaatttttaatcctGAAGCCAACCATCCTGTTTCATGGTTTATCTAATTAGGTAATCCTAATATAAATAATTGTTTGACATAAAAAACACTATTGCGTGATAAATCAGGTGGTAAGACATGGTATTAAGAGCAGTAACAAGGAAATTAAagatcgatagatagatagatagatagatagatagatagatagatagatagatagatagatagatagataaaccAATACTATTACAGCAGCTGATTTGTTGTACAAAAAACTGT
This window of the Paramormyrops kingsleyae isolate MSU_618 chromosome 1, PKINGS_0.4, whole genome shotgun sequence genome carries:
- the LOC140578659 gene encoding phospholipase A2 inhibitor and Ly6/PLAUR domain-containing protein-like: MKCLVQLILACVLFSEAYTLRCYECTGEESCNGTEKSCPSSDYRCGRANYFENKGGTLHRLMHSKACMEPSQCSSGSVSFGTGGFAYHPECCDSDLCNGEDHNVSISTHSLNGLKCFACLDDVCTNSVDCLENEHFCMSATANIFKLSHHIKGCVSESLCPSRDVTIHMGPLLGINMKCCKGELCNSSWRTEQRLPPALLAFLTSIALLR